Within the Planctomycetota bacterium genome, the region CGGTGCCCATCGAATACGTGCCCACGACCTCGACGGCCGTGCCACCCAGTTCGGTCTGCATGCCTGGCTGGGGATTGCCGAATTCATCGCGCGAGCGCCGATCGATCAGCACGCGCCCGGGAAGGCGCAGCGCCTCGCGTTGGCGATCGATCTCCTCGGATGTGAAGGTCTTGTCGTCAGGATCGAAGCCTAGCAACATCATGCTCCGCCGCTTGCCCAACGACCGGTCGGGGTGCAGCCACATCTGGAAACCAATATAGAATGGCCGCGCGGCGGCGACGCCTGGCACGTTGGCCGCCTGTTCCAGTCGTTGCCGCGGCAGATCGCCAGGCTTGCCCAAGTGCAGATAGTCGACCGAGACCAGCGCGATCTGGAAATCGAGTTGCTTGTATGTCAGTGTCGCGGTTGTGACCACCGAGAAGAAGAAGCCGAGTTGCATCAAGATCAGCACGACGGCAAAGGCCACGCCGATCATGGCCACGCCGGTGCGCAGCTTTTCGTGCAGCAGATTGCGCAGCGCCAGCGGCGTGCGCGGCGGGCGTCCGGCTTGGCGTTGGCCGAGAGGCTTGGCGACGTCCAACGTCAAAGAAGCCGGTTGTGAAGTGTCGGTCATCGCCATCGGTCGCCCCGAGCGGTTAGCGATG harbors:
- a CDS encoding FtsX-like permease family protein; translated protein: MTDTSQPASLTLDVAKPLGQRQAGRPPRTPLALRNLLHEKLRTGVAMIGVAFAVVLILMQLGFFFSVVTTATLTYKQLDFQIALVSVDYLHLGKPGDLPRQRLEQAANVPGVAAARPFYIGFQMWLHPDRSLGKRRSMMLLGFDPDDKTFTSEEIDRQREALRLPGRVLIDRRSRDEFGNPQPGMQTELGGTAVEVVGTYSMGTGFSANGGATMSENTFRQILSFWSPDRMSMGLLRVDPKFDVNQVAKQLTAALPADTWVLTHDQLDYEEQYHWVVKTQVGIIFGLGVLVALLVGMGVVYQVLSSDIARRIAEYATLAAMGYTPRYLARTVVMQAVILAVAGFLPGLITASFLFRMAAAEANLPMEMTWQLASSVFLICVGMCLASGQLAIRKLRSVDPADLFN